A window of Paenibacillus polygoni contains these coding sequences:
- a CDS encoding TetR/AcrR family transcriptional regulator: MARSQAQRSEETKQAILAAAATLFSERGYDSVTMREIAKTAGCSHTTIYIYFNDKEALLHALSLPPLSVLKERMQDVLDDQHILPKERIIQLSTLFIVFCLQHRNMHAIFFGANAERVDLKESAIPLTELRNHLFQMLETAIQQNFSLHKGDERILTFTRVYYYMLHGIISTYEYSKESMEELYERLEGTFNLAFETLLLGFDEKIREGKSGS, encoded by the coding sequence ATGGCAAGGAGTCAAGCCCAGCGATCTGAGGAAACAAAACAGGCTATTTTAGCGGCAGCAGCTACCTTGTTTTCAGAGAGAGGATACGATTCTGTCACAATGCGTGAAATTGCAAAAACGGCAGGATGTTCTCACACTACGATCTATATTTATTTTAATGACAAAGAAGCATTACTCCATGCGTTATCTTTACCACCACTTTCCGTACTGAAAGAAAGGATGCAGGATGTACTTGATGATCAACATATTCTGCCGAAGGAACGAATCATTCAGTTGAGCACTCTGTTTATCGTTTTTTGCTTACAGCATCGGAACATGCATGCAATCTTTTTTGGTGCTAATGCAGAGCGGGTGGACCTTAAAGAGTCAGCAATCCCACTTACAGAACTTCGCAATCATCTTTTCCAAATGCTTGAGACAGCAATTCAGCAAAACTTCTCTTTACACAAAGGAGACGAAAGAATCCTCACCTTCACCCGGGTTTACTATTATATGCTTCATGGAATCATTTCCACCTACGAGTACTCTAAAGAAAGTATGGAAGAATTATATGAACGTCTAGAAGGGACATTTAACTTAGCGTTTGAGACGCTGTTGCTCGGGTTTGATGAGAAAATAAGAGAAGGGAAGAGTGGATCATGA
- a CDS encoding MBL fold metallo-hydrolase codes for MRVWIVANQEGSGVTLVDAGIGRMAKDILAFVKKLDKGPIQQILLTHGHSDHVGSVLKIVESTKAPVYAHPIEIPYLEGNLPYPRRKKAEQTLPKDVARPFYIEEDGQLPSFGALHTYLAPGHSPGHVVYFHEQDQVLLAGDLFTSKKGKLTRPMKMFTGDMHEAVQSSRIVEKLKPVRLEVCHSGPVFDPAKQIASYVEEWSNLQKN; via the coding sequence GTGCGCGTATGGATTGTTGCCAATCAGGAGGGAAGTGGCGTTACCTTAGTGGATGCGGGTATAGGCAGGATGGCTAAAGACATACTAGCTTTTGTAAAGAAATTAGATAAAGGCCCTATACAGCAAATTCTTTTAACGCATGGTCATTCGGATCATGTAGGATCTGTCTTAAAAATAGTGGAGAGCACGAAGGCACCTGTATATGCACATCCAATAGAAATTCCTTACCTGGAAGGCAACTTGCCCTACCCAAGAAGAAAAAAGGCAGAGCAGACTTTGCCTAAAGATGTAGCCCGTCCCTTTTATATAGAAGAAGATGGTCAGCTTCCTTCCTTTGGAGCGCTGCATACTTACTTAGCACCGGGTCATTCTCCAGGTCATGTTGTGTATTTTCATGAACAGGATCAGGTCCTGCTTGCAGGTGATTTATTTACATCCAAAAAAGGGAAACTAACACGACCGATGAAGATGTTTACGGGTGATATGCATGAAGCGGTCCAAAGCAGTCGTATCGTTGAAAAGCTAAAGCCGGTTAGATTAGAAGTGTGTCACAGTGGTCCCGTCTTTGATCCTGCGAAACAGATTGCTTCCTATGTAGAGGAATGGTCTAATCTTCAGAAAAACTGA
- a CDS encoding serine hydrolase: MTFTKQPSKTTQKLLTVLLAAGLVLAPAGAFSETAYAASAMVTKPANIEVDSQTVTWEFPPFVQNGTTFAPLRQAAAALKGKVKWNQSTQTVQIENHGDLISHKAGTNIITINDVTLTLPANSKNMSGTLMIPLRSLSDAMKSTLQLTNTSTHMNIVLKSDQVTKINKESASIDSYLQTSGFSGIALVAKDGEVTLRKGYGLSKENALVRPDQKSRIASITKGFTSAAIMQQVEAGKLSLTDKLSKYVTGVDRGDEITLHMLLSHTSGLPSNFTREEGVTLEDTLNEIRTKKLMAEPGAEYRYSNNGYILLAHILEKVTGEEYGSYLQKHMFTPLGMKDTGTASKSTNTIKGFVDQSGKWVPADYYVSQSGTGTLYSTVDDLLKWDQALKDGKVVSEESLKNMFTPYSEKNYGYGWMISETSKGLNVFHNGSGTGYSTGIMRDLGNGVTIVLLGNHASMDTIGMMNEIRKQVTAAK; the protein is encoded by the coding sequence ATGACTTTTACTAAACAACCATCAAAAACAACGCAAAAACTGCTCACTGTACTCTTAGCTGCTGGTCTCGTTCTCGCCCCAGCCGGAGCTTTCTCCGAAACCGCCTATGCCGCTTCAGCTATGGTTACGAAACCTGCAAATATTGAAGTGGATTCACAGACAGTTACTTGGGAGTTCCCTCCCTTTGTGCAGAATGGAACGACCTTTGCCCCGCTTAGACAAGCGGCTGCAGCCCTCAAAGGAAAAGTGAAGTGGAACCAAAGCACACAAACGGTGCAAATCGAGAATCACGGGGATCTCATCTCCCATAAGGCAGGAACCAACATCATCACGATAAATGACGTCACGCTTACCTTACCTGCGAATTCCAAAAATATGTCCGGAACACTGATGATTCCGTTGCGCTCTCTATCTGATGCCATGAAATCAACGCTTCAGCTGACAAATACATCTACACACATGAACATCGTACTGAAGTCCGACCAGGTTACAAAAATAAATAAAGAGTCGGCATCCATTGACTCCTATTTGCAAACATCTGGGTTCTCCGGCATTGCACTTGTCGCCAAGGACGGAGAAGTTACCCTTCGCAAGGGATACGGCCTATCTAAAGAAAACGCACTCGTACGGCCTGATCAAAAATCGCGAATTGCCTCTATTACCAAAGGATTTACATCTGCTGCCATCATGCAGCAAGTAGAAGCCGGCAAACTTTCGTTAACAGACAAGTTATCCAAGTACGTAACCGGTGTTGATCGCGGAGATGAAATTACACTGCATATGTTGCTGTCTCATACATCCGGCCTTCCTTCCAATTTCACAAGAGAAGAAGGAGTAACACTAGAGGATACCTTGAATGAGATACGTACCAAAAAGCTGATGGCTGAACCTGGAGCAGAATATCGCTACAGCAACAATGGCTACATTTTATTAGCCCATATCCTCGAGAAAGTAACCGGTGAGGAATACGGCTCTTATTTACAGAAACATATGTTTACTCCGCTAGGAATGAAAGATACAGGTACAGCTTCAAAATCAACCAACACAATTAAAGGATTTGTGGATCAGAGTGGAAAATGGGTCCCTGCAGATTATTACGTCTCCCAGTCGGGAACAGGTACACTCTATTCCACTGTGGACGATCTTCTCAAATGGGATCAAGCACTCAAGGACGGAAAAGTAGTCAGCGAAGAATCTCTTAAGAATATGTTTACTCCGTATTCTGAAAAGAATTATGGATATGGATGGATGATCAGCGAAACTTCCAAAGGTCTTAACGTCTTCCATAATGGTTCTGGAACGGGCTATTCTACAGGCATTATGCGTGATTTAGGTAACGGAGTGACGATTGTTCTTCTTGGCAATCATGCCAGCATGGATACAATCGGGATGATGAATGAGATTCGTAAACAGGTAACCGCAGCAAAATAA
- a CDS encoding basic amino acid ABC transporter substrate-binding protein, which yields MREKLSVIFIVLVITVLSACGKEATPDSNISGKNQVTENVKFATDAAYAPMEFMDKGKITGFDIDFVAAVMDEAGIDHEVINTGWDAMLTSVQQGTEYKAGISSVSITEDRKQTYDYSLPYFESTNMILFNKGAAISNAMDLKDKKVAVQGATTADSLMTKIMGKDNNNLKRLDSNALALMELEGGGVDAVVADVAIVQEYMKNNPNKPFDTVLDPENFASEYYGILLPKGSELKAQIDSAITKIIENGKYTEIYKKWFGEEPDMSRLQEEINKSSQ from the coding sequence ATGAGAGAAAAGCTAAGTGTTATATTTATTGTCCTTGTTATTACTGTGTTATCAGCTTGCGGAAAGGAAGCAACTCCTGATTCGAACATAAGCGGTAAGAATCAAGTGACCGAAAATGTAAAATTTGCAACCGATGCTGCATACGCACCGATGGAATTTATGGATAAAGGAAAGATTACAGGGTTTGATATTGATTTTGTAGCCGCTGTTATGGATGAGGCGGGGATTGATCATGAAGTAATTAATACGGGGTGGGATGCAATGTTAACCAGTGTCCAGCAAGGAACGGAATACAAGGCGGGAATATCTAGTGTATCCATTACGGAAGACCGTAAGCAGACATATGACTATTCCTTGCCCTATTTTGAATCGACGAACATGATTCTATTTAATAAGGGTGCTGCGATCTCAAACGCAATGGATTTAAAAGACAAAAAAGTAGCAGTACAGGGAGCAACCACAGCTGATTCCTTAATGACGAAGATTATGGGTAAAGACAATAACAACCTGAAGAGATTAGACAGCAATGCACTTGCCCTTATGGAACTTGAAGGCGGAGGGGTAGATGCGGTTGTTGCGGACGTAGCAATCGTACAGGAATACATGAAGAATAATCCGAACAAGCCCTTTGACACCGTACTAGACCCCGAGAACTTTGCGTCAGAGTACTACGGAATTCTGCTTCCTAAAGGCAGCGAGCTAAAAGCACAGATTGATTCGGCCATTACGAAAATAATAGAGAACGGGAAATATACAGAGATTTATAAGAAATGGTTTGGCGAAGAACCGGATATGAGTCGTTTACAGGAGGAGATAAACAAATCTTCGCAGTAA
- a CDS encoding ABC transporter substrate-binding protein, which translates to MKRRSSNKSKMVTLVTVLLMVLTACSNENRTSPSISGGSAEAAAGSKSTEVTVHIARLGGISPLMIAEEKGWIDEAFAEKGAKVEWSNFTSGPPILEAIVSNRIDLSSMGDGAVITGLSNQIPFEIIGLLGDGKDLNTVIVPVNSTISSVADLKGKTIGVAKGTTSHVYLIKILQSIGLSQDDVKQINLQADDALAAFETGQLDAWITLDPYVTLSVEQKKAKIIEVEGEFLAPLSMIARTGFVKEHPELVTEYLKVYQKTLDWQRDNLDEAAALYEKHSKMPASVIKTVLERSANQLSAYTSQAIEAHEASSEILLNNKFLKKKPDFTKAINNTFVEELN; encoded by the coding sequence ATGAAACGTCGTTCAAGTAATAAATCCAAAATGGTTACACTCGTAACCGTTCTACTTATGGTGCTTACCGCTTGCAGTAATGAAAATCGAACTTCCCCATCCATTAGTGGTGGATCTGCAGAAGCTGCTGCTGGAAGTAAATCAACCGAGGTAACTGTTCATATTGCTCGCCTTGGAGGAATCAGTCCTCTTATGATTGCAGAGGAAAAAGGGTGGATTGATGAGGCCTTCGCAGAGAAAGGCGCCAAAGTAGAGTGGAGTAACTTTACGAGCGGTCCTCCTATACTAGAAGCCATTGTATCTAATCGGATAGACCTCTCTTCCATGGGTGACGGAGCTGTGATCACAGGCTTGTCCAATCAGATACCTTTTGAAATTATCGGACTGTTAGGTGATGGAAAGGATCTAAATACGGTGATTGTTCCTGTAAATAGCACCATCTCCTCTGTTGCTGATTTGAAAGGAAAAACGATTGGTGTTGCCAAAGGGACGACAAGTCACGTGTACTTAATCAAAATTTTGCAGTCCATCGGTCTATCCCAGGATGACGTTAAACAGATCAATCTGCAAGCAGATGATGCTTTAGCTGCTTTTGAGACAGGACAACTGGATGCCTGGATAACCCTTGACCCTTATGTAACCTTAAGTGTGGAGCAAAAAAAGGCGAAAATCATTGAAGTCGAGGGGGAATTCCTTGCTCCCTTATCCATGATCGCTAGAACTGGTTTTGTTAAGGAACATCCAGAACTCGTTACAGAATATTTAAAAGTGTACCAAAAGACACTCGACTGGCAACGCGATAACCTTGACGAAGCAGCTGCTCTTTATGAAAAACATTCTAAAATGCCTGCTTCTGTCATCAAAACGGTACTGGAGCGAAGTGCCAATCAGCTCTCTGCCTATACATCTCAGGCTATAGAAGCCCATGAAGCATCCTCGGAAATACTGCTAAACAATAAATTCTTAAAAAAGAAGCCTGACTTTACAAAAGCAATTAACAATACGTTTGTTGAAGAACTGAATTAA
- the ypfJ gene encoding KPN_02809 family neutral zinc metallopeptidase, whose protein sequence is MQWKGRRASSNVEDRRGRKGTGLIGGGIGGIVILLIVTLLGGGNAADILSGLAGGGSDTGTSYTETAEEKELAEFVSVVLADTEDVWTEVFKKEGKTYENPTLVLYTESVQSACGTAGSSVGPFYCPGDRKLYIDLSFYDELRQEFQAPGDFAMAYVIAHEVGHHVQTLLGTSDKLAQYREQLSKREYNKYQVRFELQADYLAGVWANHAQGMNLLEEGDLEEALTAASAVGDDTIQKKAQGYVVPESFTHGTSEQRKRWFYKGFENGTLQGGDTFSAKNL, encoded by the coding sequence ATGCAGTGGAAAGGGAGAAGGGCAAGCTCTAATGTAGAAGATCGGAGGGGACGGAAAGGAACGGGGCTGATCGGCGGTGGGATTGGGGGTATCGTTATCCTGCTGATTGTTACACTACTCGGCGGCGGAAATGCTGCTGATATACTGAGTGGTCTTGCGGGCGGAGGATCGGACACGGGGACATCTTACACGGAAACAGCGGAAGAGAAGGAACTAGCTGAGTTCGTATCTGTTGTTCTGGCTGATACAGAGGATGTGTGGACAGAGGTTTTCAAGAAGGAAGGAAAGACGTATGAGAATCCGACCCTTGTTCTCTATACAGAAAGCGTTCAGTCGGCCTGTGGAACAGCGGGCTCATCGGTAGGGCCATTTTACTGTCCTGGCGATCGGAAACTGTATATTGACCTAAGCTTCTACGATGAGCTGCGTCAAGAATTCCAGGCGCCTGGTGACTTCGCAATGGCCTATGTGATCGCTCACGAGGTAGGTCACCATGTACAGACACTGTTAGGTACATCGGACAAGCTGGCACAATACCGAGAGCAGCTAAGCAAGCGGGAATATAACAAGTATCAAGTTCGATTTGAGCTGCAAGCCGATTATTTAGCCGGTGTGTGGGCGAATCATGCGCAAGGTATGAATCTGCTTGAGGAAGGTGACCTGGAAGAAGCTCTAACGGCGGCAAGTGCCGTAGGAGATGATACGATCCAGAAGAAAGCTCAAGGCTACGTAGTGCCGGAAAGTTTTACACACGGAACATCTGAACAGAGGAAGCGCTGGTTCTATAAAGGTTTTGAGAATGGTACGCTTCAAGGCGGAGACACGTTTAGCGCGAAGAATTTATAA
- a CDS encoding ABC transporter ATP-binding protein, translated as MLNDELRYILEINEVSKTFRSEQGDTHVLDSIDLSVKEGDFTTVIGPSGCGKSTLLKIIAGLDRDYEGEVLLKGKRVERPSQEKGFIFQEPRLFPWLNVEKNIAADLSLKNLDVRNDVQKLIELVKLNGFEKSYPRQLSGGMSQRVAIARALLRKPEVLLLDEPFGALDAFTRGHMQEALLDIWQTNKTAMVLVTHDIDEAVFLSTRVVVMDRRPGRIKAVVPIDLPYPRKRTSRAFTELRTHVLEELDHREEQEAYSI; from the coding sequence ATGTTAAATGATGAACTGCGCTACATATTAGAGATTAATGAGGTTAGTAAGACGTTCCGAAGCGAGCAAGGCGATACCCATGTACTGGATTCCATAGATTTGTCTGTGAAAGAAGGAGACTTTACTACGGTCATCGGACCCAGTGGATGCGGGAAAAGTACCTTGCTTAAGATTATAGCAGGGCTTGATCGGGATTATGAAGGAGAGGTACTGCTCAAGGGGAAAAGGGTGGAGCGTCCTTCTCAAGAGAAAGGATTCATTTTTCAAGAACCGAGGTTATTCCCTTGGCTGAATGTAGAGAAAAATATCGCGGCTGATCTGTCCCTCAAAAATCTGGATGTAAGAAATGATGTACAGAAGCTGATTGAGCTGGTTAAACTGAATGGTTTTGAGAAATCCTATCCACGGCAGTTATCAGGCGGGATGTCTCAACGAGTAGCTATCGCGAGAGCCCTTCTTCGTAAACCTGAAGTACTGCTGCTAGATGAACCATTTGGAGCGCTTGATGCTTTCACGAGAGGGCATATGCAGGAGGCGCTGCTGGATATATGGCAAACGAATAAAACAGCAATGGTCCTCGTCACGCATGACATTGATGAAGCAGTGTTTTTATCAACCCGTGTTGTTGTGATGGACCGGCGCCCCGGACGAATAAAAGCAGTTGTCCCAATTGACCTGCCTTATCCTCGCAAAAGAACAAGCCGTGCTTTCACAGAGCTGCGTACGCATGTACTAGAAGAGCTTGATCATCGGGAAGAACAGGAAGCGTACAGTATTTAA
- a CDS encoding TauD/TfdA dioxygenase family protein yields MNQTAYLSRNYAPSRELKAGARQLHRLAEGSQPEQPYTLFTLKPLGPLLGAEIEGVDLAVPLSSELKAELHHAFLEWKVLFFRNQDITSEQQVAFAKEWGELEKHPFLPQGNAEEITRFEKNANMTGNENIWHTDVSWRQEPALGSVLRLSEVPALGGDTLWCDMGAAYDNLPDEIKERIDGLTAIHDFTTTFGRFLPPDVLNVKQAEFPAAEHPIVRTHPETGRKTLFVNAVFTIRIVGLEEEQSEQLLNYLFSQAHIPEYQIRFRWEPNSVAFWDNRATQHYAVSDYFPHRRVAERVSIAGDRPF; encoded by the coding sequence ATGAATCAAACTGCCTATTTATCTCGTAATTATGCGCCAAGCAGAGAGCTCAAAGCAGGTGCCAGACAATTGCATCGCTTAGCAGAGGGAAGTCAACCAGAGCAGCCGTACACTTTATTTACGCTTAAACCTCTTGGTCCCTTGCTCGGAGCCGAAATTGAAGGTGTCGATTTAGCAGTTCCCCTCAGTTCAGAATTAAAAGCAGAGCTGCATCATGCCTTTCTCGAATGGAAAGTTCTCTTCTTCCGTAATCAAGATATCACGAGTGAACAACAAGTTGCTTTTGCCAAAGAGTGGGGTGAACTGGAGAAACACCCTTTCTTGCCTCAAGGAAATGCAGAGGAGATTACCCGTTTTGAGAAAAATGCCAATATGACTGGTAACGAAAATATCTGGCATACGGATGTATCCTGGCGTCAAGAGCCTGCTCTTGGATCCGTTCTCCGCCTTTCTGAAGTTCCGGCTCTAGGTGGAGATACCTTATGGTGCGACATGGGCGCAGCCTACGATAATCTGCCCGACGAGATTAAAGAGCGCATTGATGGTCTAACCGCTATACACGATTTCACCACTACTTTTGGCCGCTTTCTGCCGCCTGATGTACTCAACGTGAAGCAAGCCGAATTCCCGGCCGCAGAACACCCTATCGTACGTACACACCCCGAGACAGGCAGAAAAACCTTATTCGTAAATGCGGTCTTCACGATCCGTATTGTTGGTCTGGAAGAAGAGCAGAGCGAGCAACTCCTAAATTACCTGTTCAGCCAGGCTCATATTCCTGAATATCAGATCCGCTTCCGCTGGGAACCTAATTCAGTAGCCTTCTGGGATAACAGAGCAACCCAGCATTATGCTGTATCCGATTATTTTCCTCACCGCCGGGTAGCAGAGCGAGTATCGATAGCGGGAGATCGTCCTTTTTAG
- a CDS encoding TauD/TfdA dioxygenase family protein produces the protein MNNVIHNQVVQLEIVPVAGRIGAEVRGIDLSEDLFPAVIQSIQEALLKYKVLFFRDQHQLDDEGQERFAKLLGELYAHPTVPVKDGTQAVLELDSAHGGRANAWHTDVTFVEAYPKASILRSVVIPPAGGDTVWANTAAAYEDLSPELKELSGSLRAIHSNAFDYAASAQQEAAREQTQRKNNAFVSTVYQTEHPVVRVHPETGERHLLLGQFVRRISGLRTADSDRIIDILQEHVTRLENTVRWRWAVGDVVVWDNRATQHYAINDYGDEHRVVRRVTIAGDIPIGIDGRRSITLQPKKEQAD, from the coding sequence ATGAATAATGTTATTCATAACCAAGTAGTTCAGCTAGAAATTGTACCGGTAGCCGGAAGAATTGGAGCGGAAGTGAGAGGTATCGATTTATCGGAGGATCTCTTTCCTGCGGTCATTCAGTCCATACAAGAAGCTTTGCTCAAGTACAAAGTTCTCTTCTTTAGGGATCAACATCAACTAGATGATGAGGGGCAAGAGCGATTTGCCAAACTTTTAGGAGAACTGTATGCACATCCCACTGTGCCCGTTAAAGATGGTACCCAAGCTGTACTTGAACTGGATTCTGCCCACGGAGGCCGTGCTAATGCTTGGCACACCGATGTTACCTTTGTTGAAGCTTATCCTAAAGCATCCATTCTGCGCTCCGTGGTAATTCCTCCTGCTGGAGGAGATACCGTATGGGCCAACACCGCAGCGGCATACGAAGATCTATCTCCTGAATTAAAAGAGCTCTCCGGCAGCCTTCGCGCAATCCACTCCAATGCTTTTGATTATGCGGCATCTGCCCAACAAGAAGCTGCAAGAGAGCAGACGCAGCGAAAAAACAACGCCTTTGTCTCGACGGTATATCAAACCGAGCATCCGGTAGTAAGAGTCCATCCCGAAACAGGAGAACGTCACTTGCTATTAGGACAATTTGTAAGAAGGATATCGGGGCTCAGAACGGCAGATTCAGATCGAATCATCGATATTTTACAAGAGCATGTTACCAGACTTGAAAATACAGTTCGCTGGCGCTGGGCCGTAGGTGATGTGGTGGTTTGGGATAACCGAGCAACACAGCATTATGCAATTAATGACTATGGCGATGAGCACCGTGTAGTACGGCGTGTTACCATCGCTGGCGATATTCCGATTGGTATCGATGGTCGTAGAAGTATAACGCTTCAACCAAAAAAAGAACAGGCCGATTAA
- a CDS encoding ABC transporter permease, whose amino-acid sequence MGGKRRLFLRGALLPIGILALWQILSGTGVISQQMFSSPWLIVKQYFYLTSSGELPHHLRISVVRASLGFLFGASSGLILGMLVGMYRPVEEVLNPTVQMIRTIPLLAITPLFIMWFGFGELSKVLLISMGAFFPLYVNTFLGVRNVDSKLFDVARVMEFSRFSQVVKLVIPAALPNILLGIRLSLSIAWLCLVVAELLGADTGVGYMIQEARSFMQTDVMFVGITIFALVGKLSDSVVRLLENRLLRWQDSYKG is encoded by the coding sequence ATGGGAGGAAAAAGGAGACTCTTTTTACGAGGAGCACTGCTTCCTATAGGTATTCTTGCACTCTGGCAAATACTTAGCGGAACGGGCGTCATTTCTCAGCAGATGTTCTCCTCGCCATGGCTGATTGTAAAACAGTATTTTTATCTAACAAGCTCTGGGGAGTTACCGCATCATCTGCGGATTAGTGTCGTGAGGGCTTCGCTTGGCTTTTTATTTGGAGCGAGCAGCGGGTTAATACTCGGAATGCTTGTCGGCATGTACAGACCTGTTGAAGAAGTCCTGAATCCAACCGTTCAAATGATTCGAACGATCCCGCTGCTTGCGATTACCCCCTTATTCATTATGTGGTTCGGTTTTGGTGAACTATCTAAAGTATTGCTGATTTCGATGGGTGCATTCTTCCCGCTCTATGTGAACACTTTTCTTGGCGTTCGCAATGTGGATTCAAAACTATTTGATGTCGCTCGTGTCATGGAGTTCAGCCGTTTCTCACAAGTTGTGAAACTAGTCATTCCTGCTGCACTGCCTAATATTTTGCTTGGAATTCGGTTATCGTTAAGTATCGCATGGCTCTGCCTTGTCGTTGCTGAGTTACTCGGGGCAGATACAGGAGTGGGCTATATGATTCAAGAAGCAAGGTCTTTTATGCAAACGGATGTGATGTTTGTGGGCATTACCATTTTCGCTCTTGTGGGTAAATTATCAGACTCCGTTGTGCGGTTATTAGAGAATCGCTTGCTTCGCTGGCAGGACAGCTATAAGGGATAA
- a CDS encoding acyl-CoA dehydrogenase family protein: MSPFEDSFIRTNHEQDMLIRIRTVANRHIEGARLADEKNELNSALISDLLAEGYHTYSVPNEYGGNPISLPLFLMCQEQIAMVDGPAALAIGWHHITMFNLAFQRHWNESVFHSLCKDVIEKRALINAADSESATGSPSRGGKPQTKARRDSHGYILNGRKTFTSLSTALSYFIVSATDEDTGEVSEYLIHRDMPGVSIDPTWNMAGMRGTASHDLVLKEVLLPEDSLVFHRPSKPTGIPNVYLLNIPAVYLGIAQAARNEAVRFASSYQPNSLTHPILELPHIQQKLGQIELELTTARHLLYSVAERVERLGPSPAKDHLQQIAPDLGAAKVVAVQTALSVVDIAMRITGVHSLSMNSPLQRYYRDVRFGLHNPPMDDVVLGQLAKRSITKHSAEYSSKSEA, translated from the coding sequence TTGTCACCATTTGAGGACTCCTTTATCAGAACGAACCATGAGCAGGATATGCTGATCCGTATCCGGACGGTGGCTAACCGGCACATCGAAGGAGCAAGACTTGCTGATGAAAAGAATGAGCTCAACTCCGCACTGATCTCTGATCTGCTTGCAGAAGGATATCACACCTATTCTGTACCGAATGAATACGGGGGTAACCCAATTTCGCTTCCTCTTTTCCTTATGTGTCAGGAGCAGATTGCTATGGTTGACGGGCCTGCAGCACTTGCCATCGGCTGGCATCACATCACGATGTTTAACCTTGCTTTTCAGCGGCACTGGAATGAATCTGTCTTTCACTCCTTATGTAAGGATGTGATAGAGAAACGAGCACTGATCAATGCAGCCGACTCGGAGTCCGCAACAGGCAGCCCATCTCGCGGAGGAAAACCGCAGACGAAAGCACGCAGGGACAGCCATGGATATATCCTAAACGGCCGAAAAACGTTCACTTCCTTATCTACTGCACTTAGCTATTTTATCGTCTCTGCGACGGATGAGGACACAGGCGAGGTCTCCGAGTACTTGATTCATAGAGATATGCCAGGGGTTTCTATTGATCCTACATGGAATATGGCAGGTATGAGGGGAACAGCAAGTCATGATCTGGTGCTGAAGGAAGTACTGCTTCCTGAAGATTCACTTGTCTTCCATCGTCCTTCTAAACCTACGGGAATACCGAATGTGTATCTACTTAATATTCCAGCTGTATATCTTGGGATTGCACAGGCAGCACGTAATGAAGCTGTTCGGTTTGCTTCGAGTTATCAGCCCAACAGCCTAACGCATCCTATTTTAGAGCTCCCTCATATTCAGCAAAAACTAGGTCAGATCGAACTTGAACTGACTACAGCAAGGCATCTATTATACAGCGTTGCAGAACGTGTGGAGCGCCTGGGCCCTTCCCCTGCAAAAGATCATTTGCAGCAGATTGCACCCGATCTTGGAGCAGCTAAAGTAGTTGCCGTTCAGACAGCACTCTCCGTTGTAGATATAGCAATGCGTATCACTGGAGTTCATAGCCTTTCTATGAATAGTCCTTTGCAGCGTTATTACCGAGATGTTCGGTTTGGACTTCACAATCCGCCGATGGATGACGTAGTTCTTGGACAACTTGCAAAGCGGTCTATTACCAAACATTCTGCTGAATATTCATCGAAGAGTGAAGCGTAG